Proteins from a single region of Roseofilum capinflatum BLCC-M114:
- a CDS encoding DUF1257 domain-containing protein produces MSHFSTLRTKITDAEILKSSLRDLGISVKSEANVRGYNGQQVRADLVAVLEGEYDLGWSRNADGSFDLIADLWGVAKKHNQTELINSINQKYAVNKTLSEVKRPGLQNANVKLVVQK; encoded by the coding sequence ATGTCTCACTTTAGCACCCTGCGTACCAAAATCACCGACGCTGAAATCCTCAAGTCTTCCTTGCGTGACCTGGGTATCTCCGTCAAGAGTGAAGCCAATGTGCGCGGATACAACGGCCAACAAGTTCGTGCTGACCTCGTTGCTGTTCTCGAAGGCGAGTATGACCTCGGCTGGTCTCGCAATGCGGATGGTTCTTTCGACCTCATCGCTGACCTCTGGGGTGTAGCTAAAAAGCACAACCAAACCGAGTTGATCAACTCCATCAACCAAAAGTATGCAGTCAACAAGACCCTGAGCGAAGTTAAGCGTCCTGGTCTGCAAAACGCGAACGTGAAATTGGTCGTACAAAAGTAA
- the dndD gene encoding DNA sulfur modification protein DndD — MIFLELVLENFGPYRGRQILNLCPNDGKPILLLGGMNGGGKTTLMDAIRLVLYGHRAECSTRGNLSYANFLKQCVNRHTPNGEKTRLELLVQIVSSDSSKLGQQGRGERPFAPTFNVSSDSQFHTQLRIIRHWTTADSKDTLGILNGEFPENALRDTWDDYIENLLPLGISNLFLFDGEQVKELADLDAPPPLVVQAIQSLLGLELADRLDTDLDILSRRQQKKIADKQELGNLEDIDHKLKGYDREKERITQESKNIENMLKRAQKAAKQAENEFVSEGGKIAAERHQLDLEKKNQEAKIQQTRDALVNLAATSLPLSLIEDLINPAIAQGKAEQESLKAQISRDRIQERDRRLLNHLQTLNLSDSQTTEIEAFLQQDYYHLEQEILPPEKTWLQATPEELENLEKLIAYDVPTQRQKAQAESEALEKLEQQLMDIERKLTVAASPEIYQKLMEAKEQANDKKTKLEIDLEYKHRQLRDIERSIDEAKKELKDYSDKFLARESETHMVNSIARVKIILTQYREKLTLKKLNKLENHVTECFRYLLHKSDLVHRVVISTEDYSLALYDCEGQPLPKHRLSAGEKQLLAIAFLWGLARVSGRQLPVAIDTPLGRLDSSHRQNLIERYFPSASHQVMLLSTDTEIAQTEVKNLREQQAITREYLLKYDPTTGQTTIQEGYFWE; from the coding sequence ATGATCTTCCTCGAACTCGTATTAGAAAACTTCGGCCCCTACAGGGGTAGACAAATCCTCAACCTCTGCCCCAATGATGGTAAACCCATCCTCCTCTTAGGGGGAATGAATGGGGGAGGAAAAACCACCCTCATGGATGCCATTCGCTTAGTCCTTTATGGCCATCGTGCCGAATGTTCCACGCGGGGAAATCTCAGTTATGCCAACTTCCTGAAACAATGCGTTAACCGCCATACTCCCAACGGAGAAAAAACCCGGTTAGAACTGTTAGTACAGATCGTTTCTAGCGATAGCAGTAAGTTAGGACAGCAGGGTAGGGGCGAACGGCCGTTCGCCCCTACGTTCAATGTTTCTTCTGACTCTCAATTCCATACCCAACTGCGAATTATCCGCCATTGGACAACAGCAGACAGCAAAGATACCCTAGGCATTCTTAACGGTGAATTTCCCGAAAATGCCCTCAGAGATACTTGGGATGATTATATTGAAAACCTGTTACCTTTGGGCATTTCTAACCTGTTTTTATTCGATGGGGAACAGGTGAAAGAATTGGCCGATCTCGATGCTCCTCCTCCCTTAGTCGTGCAAGCGATTCAATCCTTATTAGGCTTAGAATTAGCCGATCGCCTGGACACCGACCTAGACATCCTCTCCCGTCGTCAGCAAAAGAAGATCGCCGATAAGCAGGAATTGGGCAATTTAGAGGACATTGACCACAAACTCAAGGGTTATGACCGGGAGAAGGAGCGCATTACCCAAGAGAGCAAGAATATAGAAAATATGCTCAAACGGGCCCAAAAAGCCGCTAAACAGGCCGAAAATGAGTTTGTTTCCGAAGGAGGAAAAATTGCAGCCGAACGCCATCAGCTTGACTTGGAGAAAAAGAACCAAGAGGCCAAAATTCAACAGACTCGCGACGCACTGGTGAATTTAGCCGCCACCTCCCTGCCCCTGAGCCTGATTGAAGATCTGATCAACCCGGCGATCGCCCAAGGGAAAGCGGAACAGGAGTCCCTCAAAGCGCAAATTTCCCGCGATCGCATTCAGGAGCGCGATCGGCGTTTACTCAACCATCTGCAAACCCTTAATCTTTCCGACTCCCAAACCACCGAAATTGAAGCCTTTTTACAGCAAGACTACTACCATTTAGAACAGGAAATCTTACCCCCAGAAAAAACCTGGCTACAAGCCACCCCGGAAGAACTAGAAAACCTAGAAAAACTGATCGCCTACGACGTTCCCACCCAACGACAAAAAGCCCAAGCCGAATCCGAAGCCCTGGAAAAATTAGAGCAGCAACTGATGGATATCGAGCGCAAACTCACCGTCGCCGCTTCTCCCGAAATCTACCAAAAATTAATGGAAGCCAAAGAACAAGCCAACGACAAAAAGACCAAACTCGAAATCGATTTAGAATACAAACATCGGCAACTGCGAGACATCGAGCGCAGCATCGACGAGGCGAAAAAAGAACTCAAAGACTACAGCGATAAATTTCTGGCTAGGGAAAGCGAGACCCATATGGTCAACTCCATCGCCAGAGTTAAAATAATACTCACTCAATACCGAGAAAAACTCACCCTCAAGAAACTCAACAAGCTCGAAAACCACGTCACCGAATGCTTCCGCTACCTGCTGCACAAATCAGACCTCGTTCACCGCGTCGTTATCAGTACCGAAGACTACAGCCTCGCTCTGTATGATTGCGAAGGTCAACCCCTGCCCAAACACCGCCTATCTGCCGGAGAAAAACAACTTTTGGCGATCGCCTTTCTCTGGGGTTTAGCCAGAGTCTCCGGCCGCCAACTCCCTGTTGCCATTGATACCCCCCTTGGTCGCCTCGACTCCTCCCACCGGCAAAACCTAATCGAGCGCTACTTCCCCAGCGCCTCCCACCAAGTCATGCTCCTCTCCACCGATACAGAAATCGCCCAAACCGAAGTTAAAAATTTACGAGAGCAACAAGCCATTACCCGCGAATACCTGCTCAAATACGACCCCACCACCGGCCAAACCACCATTCAAGAGGGTTATTTTTGGGAATAG
- a CDS encoding DUF4079 domain-containing protein: MDTIRDFLHPIVDPIADYFASLGIPEPITHWGHPLMMGIVVFVLGSFVAFVGWRGRSATNEEEKTQNLLNHRKLAPFLTLFLGLGYTGGVLSLVMQGQPILESPHFWTGSIVLVLLGINGAISITKFGGDNKPSLRTVHAYLGTAALALLFVHAFLGLNLGLSI; this comes from the coding sequence ATGGACACCATTAGAGACTTTTTACACCCCATTGTTGACCCCATTGCTGATTATTTCGCCAGTTTGGGCATTCCTGAACCCATCACCCACTGGGGACACCCCCTGATGATGGGTATTGTGGTTTTTGTGTTGGGCAGTTTTGTTGCCTTTGTCGGATGGCGCGGACGGAGTGCGACTAATGAAGAGGAGAAAACTCAAAATCTGCTCAATCACCGCAAACTTGCCCCATTTTTAACCCTATTCTTGGGTCTCGGATATACCGGAGGGGTTTTATCTCTAGTGATGCAAGGGCAGCCTATTCTAGAGAGTCCGCACTTTTGGACGGGTTCGATTGTCTTAGTGCTGTTGGGCATTAATGGGGCAATTTCGATTACCAAGTTTGGGGGAGATAATAAACCTTCCTTGCGTACCGTTCATGCTTATTTGGGTACGGCAGCTTTGGCACTGTTGTTCGTTCATGCCTTTTTAGGTCTGAACTTGGGCTTATCCATTTAA
- a CDS encoding glutathione S-transferase family protein, translated as MAPSLSAPILGLMGVIASLLMPMEAIAQPSPMTENPTSELQLYGGPRTRSPLVQWYLEELNLPYQYISLNIQENEHRKPEYLTINPMGKVPALVDEDFTIWESGAILLYLAEKYGNLPDDLEGRSQRVQWVLFANATLGPGLFLPDRRDREMPRLLAPLNQILSQQPFLLGSNLDVADVAVASYLYYAQMLAQLDYGDYPAIVAYLERITSRKAFQNTLGQRFAGS; from the coding sequence ATGGCCCCATCCCTATCTGCCCCTATTCTCGGTCTAATGGGTGTAATTGCATCACTGCTGATGCCGATGGAGGCGATCGCCCAACCCTCACCCATGACTGAAAACCCAACATCTGAACTCCAACTGTATGGTGGCCCAAGGACGCGATCGCCGTTAGTCCAATGGTATTTAGAAGAGCTAAACCTTCCCTATCAGTATATCTCCCTCAATATCCAGGAAAATGAACACCGCAAACCAGAGTATTTGACCATTAATCCCATGGGTAAAGTGCCTGCACTGGTGGATGAGGACTTTACCATCTGGGAGTCTGGGGCGATTTTGCTGTACTTGGCAGAAAAGTATGGAAATTTACCGGATGATTTGGAAGGGCGATCGCAGCGAGTACAGTGGGTTTTGTTTGCCAATGCCACCCTAGGGCCAGGGTTATTTTTGCCCGATCGCCGCGATCGAGAAATGCCTCGTTTATTAGCACCACTGAATCAGATTTTATCTCAACAGCCGTTTTTATTGGGGTCAAACCTGGATGTCGCCGATGTAGCGGTGGCTTCGTATCTGTATTATGCCCAGATGTTAGCCCAACTTGATTATGGTGATTATCCCGCTATTGTGGCTTATCTGGAACGCATTACGTCCCGAAAGGCGTTTCAAAACACCTTGGGCCAAAGGTTTGCCGGTTCATAG
- the msrP gene encoding protein-methionine-sulfoxide reductase catalytic subunit MsrP, producing MTLIKVPQIWDIPDRQITPESVFMNRRKLLKGLMGAGITASLLPLTACGQQNQPGNIEYGYTTPEAIAQNPDFLQGNLEITPQALSSQYNNFYEFGTTKSIQQAAQALPTENWKVEVGGLVKNPQTYDIDDLRKKFEMEERVYRFRCVEAWAMVVPWLGFPMRKLIEAVEPTSEAKFVRFTSWYDKAISTGPSWSPFSSIPWPYTEGLRIDEMANELAFFATGIYGKDLPKQHGAPIRQVIPWKYGFKGAKSIVKIEFIDTQPATFWNTIDASEYGFEANVNPDKPHPRWSQATERLISEGAPFTWPRQPTLHYNGYGEWVAHLYG from the coding sequence ATGACCTTAATCAAAGTTCCCCAAATCTGGGATATTCCCGATCGCCAGATCACCCCAGAGTCGGTCTTCATGAATCGTCGGAAATTGCTCAAGGGGCTGATGGGAGCGGGAATTACCGCTAGTCTGCTGCCTTTAACGGCTTGTGGCCAGCAAAATCAACCGGGCAATATTGAATATGGTTATACCACGCCAGAGGCGATCGCTCAAAATCCAGACTTTCTCCAGGGCAATTTGGAAATTACCCCCCAGGCCCTATCGTCCCAATATAATAACTTTTACGAGTTTGGAACCACCAAATCCATTCAGCAAGCGGCCCAAGCGTTGCCGACCGAAAACTGGAAAGTAGAAGTGGGAGGATTGGTGAAAAATCCCCAAACCTATGATATCGATGATTTACGCAAAAAATTTGAGATGGAAGAGCGGGTTTATCGGTTTCGCTGCGTCGAAGCTTGGGCTATGGTTGTCCCTTGGTTAGGGTTCCCTATGCGGAAACTGATCGAAGCGGTCGAACCCACCTCCGAGGCGAAATTTGTCCGGTTTACCTCTTGGTATGATAAAGCTATTAGTACCGGCCCCTCCTGGAGTCCCTTTTCTAGCATTCCTTGGCCCTATACTGAAGGCTTAAGAATTGACGAGATGGCCAATGAACTCGCCTTTTTTGCCACGGGAATTTATGGCAAAGATTTGCCCAAACAACATGGCGCACCCATTCGTCAAGTCATTCCTTGGAAATATGGATTTAAGGGCGCAAAATCTATTGTCAAGATTGAATTTATCGACACTCAACCGGCTACCTTTTGGAATACGATCGATGCCAGTGAATATGGTTTTGAAGCCAATGTGAATCCCGATAAACCCCATCCCCGATGGTCTCAAGCCACGGAACGGCTTATTAGTGAAGGAGCGCCGTTCACTTGGCCCAGACAACCGACCTTGCACTATAACGGCTATGGGGAATGGGTGGCTCATTTATATGGTTAA
- a CDS encoding FAD-dependent oxidoreductase, protein MNHIQIEERTVEILVVGGGTGGTCAAIQAARRGAQTLLVSEFPWLGGMLTAAGVSAPDGSELAAFQTGMWGAFVRELGQKQPGGLDHNWVSLFGFSPQIGAQIFRDWVDALPNLDWIWGQTPLEVYRKGNRVTGVRFQNLRVNATLTLDGTELGDLLALADIPHRWGWELQGEWGEPSAPKEANELTQKYPVQAPTWVIHLQDYGEGVSAPEIPGSVDESAFAGAWENHGVEKFLSYGRLPGGTMMMNWPIKGNDYGVNLNRLIESPQDQFILLQEALEHSLNFGRTIQSQLGQRYGLAVNQFPVLDSTTSPRSALLPQFQQGVALYPYFRESRRLKGKVTLREQDILPQPEGNVALLPRDETGKINSIVIANYPNDHHYPGVDFRLAPKAVRWGGRWTGTPFAIPYGCLVPEEITGFLVCEKNISVSHIANGATRLQPVVMNIGQAAGMAAALCVQRQEDPHTLPVQVLQSALLTDTSAPAAVIPCFNLTHGSPDWQKWQFYYLDHGQEYPKSGDVPSPLARLGNPCTDGLEVSGLFKRLEEQSYQLQVSTPSEWGGRTWRLITTEPLVNAALQTLADQKRVRLRGRMNLAGGWMIVEEITDVFS, encoded by the coding sequence ATGAACCACATACAAATAGAAGAACGCACCGTAGAAATCCTCGTTGTCGGTGGAGGTACGGGGGGCACTTGTGCCGCCATCCAAGCCGCTCGCAGGGGCGCTCAAACCCTGCTCGTCAGTGAATTTCCTTGGTTAGGGGGCATGTTAACCGCAGCCGGAGTCTCTGCTCCCGATGGTAGCGAGTTGGCAGCCTTTCAAACGGGAATGTGGGGGGCATTTGTGCGGGAATTAGGGCAGAAACAACCGGGAGGATTAGACCATAATTGGGTGAGTTTATTTGGATTTAGTCCCCAAATAGGAGCGCAAATTTTCCGGGACTGGGTAGACGCGCTGCCCAATCTAGATTGGATTTGGGGACAAACACCTTTGGAAGTGTATCGAAAGGGTAACCGGGTAACCGGTGTTCGGTTTCAAAACTTGCGGGTAAACGCCACACTTACCCTAGATGGAACTGAACTGGGAGATTTACTTGCCTTAGCCGATATTCCCCATCGTTGGGGGTGGGAACTGCAAGGGGAATGGGGAGAACCGAGCGCTCCTAAAGAAGCCAATGAACTCACCCAAAAGTATCCCGTGCAAGCGCCCACTTGGGTAATTCATCTGCAAGATTATGGAGAAGGAGTCAGTGCGCCAGAAATTCCCGGTTCTGTTGATGAATCAGCCTTTGCGGGTGCATGGGAAAACCATGGTGTAGAGAAATTCTTGAGCTATGGCCGTTTACCGGGTGGCACAATGATGATGAATTGGCCGATTAAGGGCAATGACTATGGAGTAAATCTGAATCGCCTGATTGAGTCGCCCCAAGACCAGTTTATCCTCTTACAAGAAGCCCTAGAACATAGTCTCAACTTTGGGCGCACGATTCAAAGCCAACTCGGACAGCGCTACGGGTTAGCGGTTAATCAATTTCCTGTCCTCGACTCCACCACCTCCCCCCGTTCTGCACTCCTTCCCCAGTTTCAACAAGGAGTTGCTCTTTACCCCTATTTTCGGGAAAGTCGGAGACTTAAAGGCAAAGTTACCCTACGAGAACAGGATATTTTGCCCCAACCGGAGGGCAATGTGGCGCTCTTACCCAGAGATGAGACGGGAAAGATTAATAGTATTGTTATTGCCAACTATCCCAACGACCATCATTATCCAGGGGTTGACTTCCGTCTGGCTCCCAAAGCTGTGCGCTGGGGGGGACGATGGACGGGAACGCCTTTTGCTATTCCCTATGGCTGTTTAGTTCCAGAAGAAATTACCGGATTTCTTGTTTGCGAAAAGAATATTTCTGTCTCCCATATTGCTAATGGAGCCACCCGCTTACAACCGGTGGTGATGAATATTGGTCAAGCCGCAGGAATGGCGGCAGCGCTGTGTGTTCAACGCCAGGAAGACCCCCATACTCTGCCGGTGCAAGTCTTACAATCAGCTTTATTGACCGATACAAGCGCCCCAGCAGCCGTTATTCCCTGTTTTAATCTGACCCATGGCTCCCCAGATTGGCAAAAATGGCAATTTTATTATTTAGACCATGGCCAGGAGTATCCCAAAAGTGGCGATGTTCCCTCGCCTCTAGCTCGCTTAGGAAACCCTTGTACTGATGGGTTAGAGGTATCAGGACTGTTTAAGCGTTTAGAGGAACAAAGCTATCAATTGCAGGTCAGCACTCCTTCTGAGTGGGGGGGGCGTACTTGGCGACTGATTACCACTGAACCCCTAGTCAATGCAGCTTTACAGACGCTGGCAGATCAAAAACGGGTTCGTCTGCGCGGACGGATGAATTTAGCCGGGGGTTGGATGATTGTGGAAGAAATTACGGACGTTTTCAGTTGA
- a CDS encoding pentapeptide repeat-containing protein, with product MLKLKTTLATVIGISLGLTTVAIAANPDHVSQLLNGGRTCQGCDLIEADLSNITGRTVKGSQLRQSRLMNANLSNSNFEGSYFTCADLSNANLQGGNFRWSNFVDAKLQGVDLRGADLRNTDLTGADFTGAIVDNQIKLNGAKMPDGATIYQGDPETPDEMREPVDLNTLDFQRAREEREQRRYCESTNNQ from the coding sequence ATGCTCAAACTCAAAACGACTCTAGCCACGGTTATCGGGATAAGTCTAGGATTAACGACTGTAGCGATCGCCGCTAACCCCGATCATGTTTCCCAACTGCTCAACGGAGGTCGCACCTGTCAAGGATGCGATCTAATTGAAGCTGATTTAAGTAACATTACAGGCAGAACCGTTAAAGGCTCGCAATTACGGCAATCTCGGTTAATGAATGCCAACTTAAGTAACAGTAACTTTGAAGGGTCTTACTTCACTTGTGCCGATTTAAGCAACGCTAATTTACAAGGCGGTAACTTTAGATGGTCTAACTTTGTAGATGCTAAGTTGCAAGGAGTCGATCTGCGCGGTGCAGACTTAAGAAATACAGACTTAACCGGAGCCGATTTTACGGGGGCGATCGTTGATAATCAGATTAAGCTCAATGGCGCTAAAATGCCCGATGGCGCAACGATTTACCAAGGCGATCCCGAAACCCCAGACGAGATGCGAGAACCCGTTGATTTGAATACTTTAGATTTTCAAAGAGCGAGAGAAGAACGGGAACAGCGCCGCTATTGTGAATCGACAAATAACCAGTAA
- a CDS encoding 3'(2'),5'-bisphosphate nucleotidase CysQ family protein — protein sequence MDDIASEFNPKITQVLQECGQQIELLSQSFEVDEKGPGDYVTNVDRYLDRKLAQVFGSMFPQDGIITEENEASRGLFHQAYEHLWCIDPLDGTEGLVNGRQDYAVMVGLLRNYQPIAGWIYAPARARLYYGGYDWGLFEIRSQELPKAIIPQIPPPPSASFCPVQIGFQDRKTYGQALTEFIPHIQFNSLGSFGLKVLEVIFGRVGLYFYFNRRVKLWDTVGPIALAQKAGLVCCDLEGQPLEFTPNAIDPDSLAHQQMIVIGWPDYIDALLPGLQKAVYSI from the coding sequence ATGGATGACATTGCATCTGAGTTTAATCCCAAAATCACTCAAGTCTTACAAGAGTGTGGTCAACAAATTGAGTTGCTCAGTCAATCGTTTGAGGTGGATGAAAAAGGGCCAGGAGATTATGTCACCAATGTCGATCGCTATTTAGACCGGAAATTAGCCCAAGTTTTTGGTAGCATGTTTCCCCAAGATGGCATTATTACTGAGGAAAATGAAGCATCAAGGGGCTTATTTCACCAAGCCTATGAACACTTATGGTGTATTGACCCCTTAGATGGTACAGAAGGCTTAGTCAATGGCCGTCAAGATTATGCTGTTATGGTAGGACTATTGCGAAATTATCAACCGATCGCCGGTTGGATTTATGCCCCAGCACGGGCCAGATTATATTATGGGGGCTACGATTGGGGTTTGTTTGAAATCCGCTCTCAAGAACTGCCTAAAGCCATTATCCCCCAAATCCCTCCCCCCCCGTCTGCCTCATTCTGTCCCGTGCAAATTGGCTTTCAAGACCGAAAAACCTATGGCCAAGCCTTAACCGAGTTTATTCCCCACATTCAGTTTAATTCTTTAGGCAGCTTTGGCTTAAAGGTGTTAGAAGTCATTTTTGGCCGGGTGGGCTTGTATTTTTACTTTAATCGTCGGGTGAAACTCTGGGATACTGTTGGCCCGATCGCCTTAGCTCAGAAAGCCGGATTAGTCTGTTGCGATCTTGAGGGCCAACCCCTAGAGTTTACCCCCAATGCCATCGATCCAGATAGCCTCGCCCACCAACAAATGATTGTCATTGGTTGGCCCGATTATATTGATGCACTTCTACCCGGCTTACAAAAAGCTGTGTACTCCATTTAG
- a CDS encoding AAA family ATPase: protein MREQLSILIKAQYPLIYLVTSEEERAEQSIANLAQGKSPRRLYVWTVTRGMVEYGEPRSVTQHNTLSPEAAIEWVIRQPPKEGAIFIFKDLHSFYTPTIVRWLRDAIANFKGTQKTIILMSPVQEIPIELEKEVIVLDFALPDLEALNQVLSTQLGSSRIKTNVREKLLKAALGLTLDEAEKVYRKAQVTAGRLTESEVEIVLSEKKQLIRRNGILEYIEEDETIDAIGGLEELKSWLKQRSNAFTERARQYGLPQPKGMLILGVPGCGKSLIAKTTSRLWGLPLLRLDMGRVYDGSMVGRSEANLRNALKTAESISPAILFIDELDKAFAGGTGSADSDGGTSSRIFGSFLTWMQEKDSPVFVMATANRVERLPGEFLRKGRFDEIFFVDLPNEQERTDIFTIHLEKRRRDVSRFDLEQLSKICDGFSGAEIEQAIIAAMYEAFAQDREFTQLDIIAAIKATLPLSKTMQEQVTALRDWARQRARPAAASVAEYQRLEF, encoded by the coding sequence ATGCGAGAGCAGCTTAGTATTCTGATTAAAGCTCAATATCCTCTAATCTACCTCGTAACCTCTGAGGAAGAGAGGGCAGAGCAATCCATAGCCAACCTTGCACAAGGCAAGTCTCCCAGACGACTCTACGTTTGGACAGTGACACGAGGAATGGTCGAGTACGGAGAACCTCGCAGCGTAACCCAGCACAATACGTTGTCACCGGAAGCGGCGATCGAATGGGTGATTCGCCAACCTCCCAAAGAAGGCGCGATCTTTATTTTTAAGGATTTGCACTCTTTCTATACGCCAACAATCGTGCGGTGGTTACGCGATGCGATCGCCAATTTTAAGGGAACGCAGAAGACAATCATCTTGATGTCTCCTGTCCAAGAAATTCCCATCGAACTGGAAAAAGAAGTCATTGTACTTGACTTTGCCCTACCCGATTTAGAGGCACTCAATCAAGTCTTATCCACCCAACTCGGTTCGAGTCGGATCAAGACCAATGTGCGAGAAAAACTCCTGAAAGCAGCTCTAGGCTTAACCCTAGACGAAGCCGAAAAGGTGTATCGCAAAGCCCAAGTGACAGCCGGTCGATTAACAGAATCTGAGGTAGAAATTGTTCTATCTGAGAAAAAACAGTTAATTCGCCGTAACGGTATCCTGGAATACATTGAAGAAGACGAAACCATTGATGCGATCGGTGGCTTAGAGGAACTCAAATCATGGCTCAAACAGCGCTCTAATGCATTTACTGAGCGAGCCAGGCAATATGGCTTACCCCAACCCAAAGGAATGCTCATTCTAGGAGTTCCCGGTTGTGGAAAATCCTTAATTGCCAAAACCACCTCTCGCCTATGGGGATTACCCCTACTCCGATTAGACATGGGTCGAGTCTACGATGGTTCCATGGTCGGTCGTTCAGAAGCGAACCTCCGAAACGCCCTGAAAACGGCTGAATCCATTTCCCCAGCTATCTTGTTCATTGATGAACTCGACAAAGCCTTTGCGGGAGGAACCGGGTCTGCGGACTCCGATGGGGGAACCTCTAGTCGGATCTTTGGCTCATTCCTCACCTGGATGCAGGAAAAAGACTCTCCCGTATTCGTGATGGCAACCGCCAACCGCGTGGAACGCCTACCCGGAGAATTCTTGCGTAAAGGTCGCTTTGACGAAATCTTCTTTGTTGACTTACCCAACGAACAAGAGCGTACAGATATTTTCACTATTCATCTAGAAAAACGTCGCCGAGATGTGTCCCGCTTCGATCTTGAGCAACTCTCAAAGATTTGCGATGGTTTTTCTGGAGCCGAAATTGAGCAGGCCATTATTGCAGCCATGTATGAAGCCTTTGCCCAGGATCGGGAATTTACCCAACTGGACATCATTGCTGCCATAAAAGCCACGTTGCCCCTGTCGAAGACGATGCAAGAACAGGTAACGGCCCTCAGAGATTGGGCCAGACAACGGGCTAGACCTGCGGCCGCTTCCGTTGCTGAGTATCAGCGACTGGAGTTCTAA
- the sbcD gene encoding exonuclease subunit SbcD — MIKVLHLSDIHLGSGLSHGRVNPETGLNTRLEDFIRSLSECIDRAIAEPVDLVLFGGDAFPDATPPPYVSQAFARQFYRLVEANIPTVLLVGNHDQHAQGKGGASLSIYQTLGVPGFIVGDRLALHQITTPHGPVQVITLPWLTRSSLFTRPETKELSLSEINHQLIDRLRTALEAQIRRLNSDIPTILLAHVMVDNAHYGAERFLAVGKGFTIPLSILARPCFDYVALGHVHKHQILCDRPPVVYPGSIERVDFSEEKEQKGYMLVDIEKRQTHVEFCPLNVRAFKTIKVDLTQAENPQDKLNHTLEKSSIQDAVVRLIYQIRSEQLDLIDSQELHQQLEAAHSYTIQPELVSQLSRTRLPELGQGKEVDPLSALQAYLDNREDLQELAPQMLEAAQELLQREAL, encoded by the coding sequence ATGATTAAGGTTTTACATTTATCGGATATCCATTTGGGGAGTGGGTTGAGTCATGGACGGGTGAATCCGGAAACTGGGCTGAATACGCGCTTGGAAGATTTTATCAGGAGTTTGTCGGAATGTATCGATCGCGCGATCGCCGAACCGGTGGATTTAGTCTTATTTGGGGGCGATGCTTTCCCGGATGCGACTCCTCCTCCCTATGTGAGTCAAGCGTTTGCGCGGCAATTCTACCGGTTAGTGGAGGCGAATATTCCGACGGTGTTATTGGTGGGAAATCATGACCAACATGCTCAAGGGAAGGGGGGGGCGAGTTTATCGATTTACCAAACTTTGGGGGTTCCAGGGTTTATTGTGGGCGATCGCCTAGCTTTGCATCAGATTACCACCCCCCACGGCCCCGTTCAAGTGATTACCCTACCCTGGTTAACCCGTTCGAGTTTATTCACTCGTCCAGAAACCAAAGAATTATCGCTATCAGAAATTAATCATCAGTTAATCGACCGTTTGCGAACTGCCCTCGAAGCCCAAATTCGCCGCCTCAATTCTGATATTCCCACCATTCTTTTAGCCCATGTGATGGTCGATAATGCCCATTATGGGGCAGAGCGCTTTTTAGCTGTGGGTAAAGGGTTTACCATTCCCTTGTCGATTCTAGCCCGTCCCTGTTTCGACTATGTAGCCCTGGGCCATGTCCATAAACATCAAATTTTATGCGATCGCCCCCCGGTTGTCTATCCGGGTAGTATTGAACGGGTCGATTTTAGTGAAGAGAAAGAACAGAAGGGTTATATGCTGGTGGACATCGAGAAAAGGCAGACCCATGTAGAGTTTTGTCCCTTAAATGTGCGGGCATTTAAGACCATTAAAGTGGATCTCACCCAGGCAGAAAACCCCCAAGACAAACTCAACCATACCCTAGAAAAATCATCCATTCAAGATGCTGTAGTGCGTTTGATTTATCAAATTCGTTCGGAACAGCTCGATTTAATCGATTCCCAGGAACTCCATCAACAGCTAGAAGCTGCCCATAGTTATACCATTCAACCGGAATTAGTCAGTCAACTTTCCCGCACGCGACTCCCAGAATTAGGCCAAGGGAAGGAAGTCGATCCTCTATCAGCTCTGCAAGCTTATTTAGACAATCGGGAAGATTTACAAGAATTGGCTCCACAGATGCTAGAAGCAGCACAAGAGTTATTGCAGCGTGAGGCACTTTAG